Proteins co-encoded in one Acidobacteriota bacterium genomic window:
- a CDS encoding MFS transporter, translating to MENITDNSGLRPEGFKVPGLRWMIIGLVFLATLINYIDRLTVSVLAPLITKDLNLSNTEFGGIATWFLFAYTISQSLSGKLYDRVGIKKGFTVSIIVWSVAAMSHAFATGLRSLSAFRFVLGLGEAGNWPGAAKTVAVWFPARQRALGMAIFNSGAAIGSIVAPPVIVGLTAYFGHWQQTFVVTGMLGFLWLILWWIVYDSPENHKWLTAAEYKIITEDEAETTSRKQSDNVDADSSVASSTIPIAEPVQPLGWFELLRYRQTWAIVISRFLVDPVWWLYITWLPLYLSQVHGFDLKQIGLFAWVPYVAADAGSLFGGWLSGFLIGRGWSVNKARKAVIIFAAALMPAGILAAFTPDAMMALGLIGVVLFGFQVWINNVQTLPSDFFPSNAVGSVAGLGGTGAGIGSMIFIFTTGWVVDHFSYTPILVTAGVLAPIGTLVLCLVAGRIERITLKT from the coding sequence ATGGAGAATATTACGGACAATTCCGGGCTCCGACCCGAGGGTTTCAAGGTTCCAGGCCTGCGATGGATGATCATCGGGCTAGTTTTTCTGGCGACTCTGATCAACTACATAGACCGTCTCACGGTTTCGGTGCTAGCCCCATTGATCACCAAGGACCTCAACCTTTCGAACACCGAATTCGGCGGGATCGCGACCTGGTTTTTGTTTGCATACACGATCAGCCAGAGCCTTTCGGGAAAACTCTACGACCGTGTCGGGATCAAGAAGGGTTTTACGGTTTCGATCATTGTCTGGTCGGTAGCAGCAATGTCGCATGCATTTGCAACCGGGCTTCGCAGCCTGAGTGCTTTCCGCTTCGTTCTTGGACTCGGCGAAGCGGGTAACTGGCCTGGAGCCGCAAAAACCGTTGCCGTGTGGTTCCCCGCCCGTCAACGGGCCTTAGGAATGGCGATATTCAATAGCGGTGCGGCGATCGGATCGATCGTTGCCCCTCCGGTTATCGTTGGGCTGACAGCGTATTTTGGGCACTGGCAGCAGACGTTCGTGGTGACGGGAATGCTTGGGTTCCTCTGGCTTATCCTGTGGTGGATCGTCTACGACAGCCCAGAAAACCACAAATGGCTCACCGCCGCGGAATACAAGATCATAACCGAGGACGAGGCCGAAACTACGAGCCGCAAGCAATCGGACAATGTGGATGCCGATTCGTCGGTCGCGTCTTCGACGATCCCGATTGCAGAGCCCGTTCAGCCACTCGGCTGGTTCGAACTACTCCGTTACAGACAAACCTGGGCTATCGTGATCTCACGATTTCTGGTCGATCCGGTTTGGTGGCTGTACATTACATGGCTGCCGCTTTACCTGAGTCAGGTTCACGGGTTCGATCTGAAACAGATCGGTTTGTTTGCCTGGGTTCCCTATGTTGCGGCGGATGCCGGAAGTTTGTTTGGCGGATGGCTATCGGGATTTTTGATCGGCCGTGGCTGGTCGGTGAATAAAGCTCGAAAGGCTGTGATCATCTTTGCCGCGGCGTTAATGCCCGCTGGCATTCTTGCCGCCTTTACGCCTGACGCGATGATGGCGCTTGGCCTGATCGGCGTGGTGTTGTTTGGCTTTCAGGTTTGGATCAATAACGTTCAGACCTTGCCGAGCGATTTCTTCCCGTCGAATGCAGTGGGCTCTGTTGCAGGGCTTGGCGGAACAGGAGCTGGCATCGGCTCGATGATATTCATATTCACGACCGGCTGGGTGGTCGATCATTTTTCATACACGCCGATCCTCGTGACGGCAGGAGTTTTGGCCCCGATCGGCACGCTTGTGCTTTGCCTGGTGGCGGGACGCATCGAACGGATAACACTTAAGACCTAA
- a CDS encoding PorT family protein, with amino-acid sequence MCNKNQKSSWIILLSLALAVTSTTFGQSDEKDIHVGLKGGVSIPNLVGDGAEEITRDYKSRFTYNFGGFVDLGLTRRLSIQTEVNYAPQGGKRDGIQPITQVIPGLPVLPAGSYFYANFKNTAKLEYIEVPVLLKYTWRRENGPHFYVNGGPYAGFLIKATQVTRGTSTIYLNKTGTPLLLPPAGTPIPPLSFDADTDVTDSLNRFNFGLTGGGGIKFPIGKNYFFVDARAAYGLRTLQKNTATDGKSKTGDLIISVGYAFKIKGR; translated from the coding sequence ATGTGTAATAAGAATCAAAAGAGCAGCTGGATCATTCTTCTTAGCTTAGCTTTGGCTGTAACCTCAACAACTTTTGGACAAAGCGATGAAAAGGACATTCATGTAGGACTTAAGGGAGGCGTCAGTATACCCAATCTGGTCGGCGACGGAGCCGAAGAGATCACACGTGATTATAAATCGCGTTTCACTTATAATTTCGGCGGATTTGTCGATCTTGGGTTAACGCGGCGACTCTCGATTCAAACTGAGGTTAACTACGCCCCGCAGGGCGGAAAACGTGACGGTATTCAGCCGATAACGCAAGTGATCCCCGGGCTTCCCGTCCTGCCCGCGGGATCTTATTTTTACGCCAATTTTAAGAACACCGCAAAACTTGAATATATCGAAGTCCCGGTGCTTCTTAAATACACCTGGCGTCGCGAGAATGGCCCACATTTTTATGTAAACGGCGGACCTTATGCCGGTTTCCTGATCAAAGCAACGCAGGTAACCCGCGGCACGAGCACTATTTACTTGAACAAAACTGGAACACCGCTTCTTTTGCCGCCGGCTGGAACACCGATCCCGCCGCTCTCATTTGACGCAGATACCGACGTCACTGACAGCCTGAATCGATTTAATTTCGGTCTGACAGGCGGAGGAGGGATCAAATTCCCAATTGGGAAAAACTACTTTTTTGTCGACGCCCGAGCGGCCTACGGCCTCAGAACTCTTCAGAAGAATACGGCTACCGACGGAAAAAGCAAAACAGGCGATCTAATTATCTCGGTTGGTTATGCGTTCAAGATAAAAGGCCGTTAG
- a CDS encoding glycoside hydrolase family 88 protein, with amino-acid sequence MKIRHLCLLLILLSLAAGSFGQSSDIFKRKNIEARMMSVTRWQLANPKHELYDWTNGAFYAGVFAAYETTKSPEIMTALMAMGEKNGWKPGPRFDHADDIVINQTYLDLYRLKKDKKMLQPTIDVVERLKKETGNEVRKNGITWWWCDALFMAPPTLAKLAKITGDKSYLDLNDRLFQETYDRLYNKDEDLYARDASYLIASDGTGRREANGKRIFWSRGNGWVLGGLVRLLQELPSNHAKREFYLTQYKEMAAKILTLQQSDGLWRSSLLDSDSFPGGEASGSGFHTYAMAWGINNKILDRNKYLPAVKKAWTGLNTLVHEDGKVGWTQPIGADPRRNFTAESWEVYGAGAYLLAGSEVVKLKL; translated from the coding sequence ATGAAAATTAGACATCTTTGCCTTTTGCTGATCCTCTTGTCGTTGGCGGCCGGTTCGTTCGGCCAGAGCTCTGACATCTTTAAGCGGAAAAACATCGAGGCCAGAATGATGTCCGTGACCCGCTGGCAGCTCGCTAATCCGAAGCACGAACTGTACGACTGGACGAACGGGGCATTCTATGCAGGCGTGTTCGCCGCCTACGAAACGACAAAATCGCCGGAGATCATGACCGCTCTTATGGCGATGGGCGAGAAAAACGGATGGAAGCCGGGGCCACGTTTTGATCACGCCGACGACATCGTAATAAACCAAACCTATCTCGATCTTTATCGGTTGAAAAAAGACAAAAAGATGCTCCAGCCGACGATCGATGTCGTGGAACGGCTTAAGAAGGAAACCGGCAACGAGGTAAGGAAAAACGGAATTACTTGGTGGTGGTGCGATGCCCTTTTCATGGCTCCGCCGACGCTCGCGAAGCTTGCGAAGATCACCGGCGATAAGTCATATCTCGACCTAAACGACCGCCTTTTTCAGGAAACCTACGATCGTCTTTACAACAAAGACGAAGACCTCTACGCCCGCGATGCATCATATTTGATCGCCTCCGACGGCACCGGAAGACGCGAAGCCAACGGCAAACGGATCTTCTGGAGCCGCGGAAACGGCTGGGTTCTCGGCGGACTCGTTCGTCTCCTGCAGGAACTTCCGAGTAATCACGCTAAACGAGAATTCTATCTCACGCAGTACAAGGAAATGGCGGCGAAGATCCTGACGCTTCAGCAATCGGACGGCCTTTGGCGTTCAAGCTTGCTCGATTCGGATTCGTTTCCCGGCGGAGAGGCAAGTGGTTCCGGTTTTCATACGTACGCGATGGCTTGGGGGATCAACAACAAGATACTCGACAGGAACAAATACCTCCCAGCGGTGAAAAAAGCATGGACGGGACTTAACACGCTCGTGCACGAAGACGGAAAGGTTGGCTGGACCCAACCGATCGGTGCCGACCCCCGACGCAACTTCACGGCGGAAAGCTGGGAAGTCTATGGTGCGGGTGCTTACCTACTAGCCGGTTCGGAAGTTGTAAAGCTGAAGCTTTGA
- a CDS encoding LacI family DNA-binding transcriptional regulator: MLKKKQVTLSDIAARSGVAAMTVSRVVNGSGYVSEATRKRVQAAVAEMNYRRNGLARNLKRQRTETVGLVLGDLSNPYSTELANAVRESLSFRGYNLFICISEHSAKEDIAAFGSLVDHNVDGIIVATRANPEGDARLESIANSNLPIVVVGRDFRHESVDHVSADNFTGGFEATQHLIDLGHTRIAFIGAGFENRSSLKRLQGYLKALDVHGIAVDERLITGRKESASDVPGYSTEKIGYEGMKRLLSLPNPPTAVFARNDFTAVGAMSAIKEAGLSIPKDIAIVGFDDTPLAVHTMPALTTVRQPMRLQGQLAAEMLLKRISNESVIDREERILDCELIVRDSTVAQVT, translated from the coding sequence ATGCTGAAGAAAAAGCAGGTAACCCTCAGCGACATTGCTGCCCGCAGCGGCGTAGCTGCAATGACCGTTTCACGCGTGGTGAACGGCAGCGGTTACGTTAGTGAAGCAACGCGTAAGCGAGTCCAGGCGGCAGTCGCTGAAATGAACTATCGCCGCAACGGCCTAGCTCGTAATCTTAAGCGTCAGCGGACTGAAACCGTTGGCTTGGTACTCGGCGATCTGTCGAATCCATATTCGACCGAGCTTGCCAATGCGGTCCGCGAGAGCTTGTCATTCCGCGGCTACAACCTTTTTATTTGCATAAGCGAGCATAGCGCGAAGGAGGACATCGCTGCGTTCGGATCACTGGTAGATCACAACGTCGACGGCATAATCGTCGCGACGCGGGCTAATCCGGAAGGCGACGCACGGCTCGAGAGTATCGCCAACAGCAATCTGCCGATCGTCGTCGTGGGGCGTGATTTTCGCCATGAGTCGGTCGATCACGTGTCGGCAGATAACTTTACCGGTGGTTTCGAAGCGACGCAGCATCTGATCGATCTGGGACACACCCGAATAGCATTTATAGGTGCCGGATTCGAGAACCGAAGCAGCCTGAAACGTCTGCAAGGCTATTTGAAAGCCCTCGACGTACACGGGATCGCTGTTGACGAGCGATTGATAACTGGCCGCAAGGAATCGGCGTCGGACGTGCCGGGCTACTCAACTGAGAAGATCGGCTACGAGGGAATGAAGCGGCTGCTTTCGCTGCCAAATCCGCCGACGGCGGTTTTCGCCAGAAACGATTTTACAGCCGTCGGAGCAATGTCAGCGATAAAGGAAGCCGGTCTTTCGATACCGAAAGACATTGCGATCGTTGGTTTTGACGACACGCCGCTTGCCGTGCACACGATGCCGGCATTGACAACGGTTCGGCAGCCGATGCGGCTGCAAGGACAGCTTGCAGCGGAAATGCTCTTGAAAAGGATCTCAAACGAATCGGTGATCGATCGCGAAGAGAGAATTCTTGACTGTGAATTAATAGTGCGTGATTCGACCGTAGCTCAGGTGACCTAA
- a CDS encoding TonB-dependent receptor: MKEKSGFMTLRERTDGLKQTLGIFIFLAVLFAIPLTVAAQSTTATIVGSVTDPGGAQVPNASITARNADTGLKRTVVSGEDGSYRIEFLPVGKYVVEVTATSGFKKAFRDGIVLQVNDTAKVDISLEVGSVTESVTITGGAAEVNTSNAELGRTIQTKEIENLPLVERNIYALLDLTPGVQSNNSGVATASAATNNLTLGFPEQRTLINGGTDGGTGSVNYFLDGGTNMTNLRNTGNSTPSPDAIQEFRVQTNSYNAEYGRFASGIINVLTKSGTNQFHGSLYEFTRSQKFNANEWGSQVEKAPYKRNQFGGTIGGPIKRDKSFFFFSYSGLRQLTNRFLAGAVLPTALERAGNFTLSATKPKDPATGQNFFCNGVEHVICANRVDPVARKIVDTYLPASNITNANGTPGYQGNVPTPFDTNEYLIKLDHQLNEPHRLSFSYFTTAGVTTVFPGSGNLPWATQNYKWRQHNFNASDVWILSPDKINQVWVTYGRNLGGRLNVPSTSLRDLGSSFFPQGTPSLPQINVTGYFSLTNAIGGPRAGTNLYSMRDIFSWNAGRHSLKLGGELTLNKDIQETLLNNYGVFTFNASTAFNTTNLTTNAFGNFLLGIPSAVTQDSPVTAYTDTWYGALFVQDDFRVHPRLTVNLGLRWDVQTPPTDPENRVANYIAGKQSVVRPNAPPGILFFGDEGVERGGIPTNWTHFSPRFGIAWDPKGDGKTSIRAAVGGFYGSISGNEWNTQTNTQPFSTRLTFSNINPRTTTAGVPIGASLSNPYNAFVGGPPFPYTGAFLNGGSAFAVAQNFGWPHTLQMNVSLQRQLTKDLTAGAAYVGTLSGGLPFGRDINYPVLTPTATSAGANILSRRPNPLFGAVTLLQSDQHASYHAGQFTAAYRMAKRFTMNAYYTFSKTLSSVQLHNNTTQGLAQNYSRLNLEKGRADTDQRHVFSMSLNFQPDYYEGSNKVVKAILNGWSISPILKLRSGRPFTVTNANVDANLDGVTTDRAQLIGDPHIDNPTAARWFNTAAFAQPRCYRRGHGRHVPTQPAHRPRLPGSRPRTVARLPLR; the protein is encoded by the coding sequence ATGAAAGAGAAAAGCGGATTTATGACGTTGAGAGAAAGGACGGATGGGTTGAAGCAGACGTTGGGGATATTTATTTTCCTTGCGGTTCTCTTCGCGATCCCATTAACGGTAGCGGCACAGAGTACGACGGCGACGATCGTGGGGAGTGTGACGGATCCGGGTGGGGCACAGGTGCCGAATGCTAGTATTACGGCCCGCAATGCTGACACGGGACTGAAACGCACCGTTGTTTCCGGTGAAGATGGCAGTTATCGGATCGAGTTCCTTCCGGTCGGGAAATACGTCGTCGAGGTGACGGCAACCTCAGGGTTCAAGAAGGCATTCCGCGACGGCATCGTCCTGCAGGTCAATGACACGGCCAAGGTCGATATCTCTCTCGAGGTCGGATCGGTCACCGAATCGGTCACCATCACGGGCGGAGCGGCGGAGGTCAACACCAGCAATGCCGAACTCGGCCGCACCATCCAGACCAAGGAGATCGAGAACCTTCCGCTCGTCGAACGCAACATCTACGCCCTGCTCGACCTGACACCGGGTGTGCAGTCGAACAACAGCGGCGTTGCAACTGCATCGGCCGCGACGAACAACCTCACGCTCGGTTTTCCGGAACAGCGAACACTGATCAACGGTGGTACCGACGGCGGCACGGGTTCGGTCAACTACTTCCTCGACGGCGGTACGAACATGACCAACCTCCGCAACACCGGCAACTCGACACCGAGCCCGGACGCCATCCAGGAGTTCAGGGTCCAGACCAACAGCTACAATGCCGAGTACGGACGCTTCGCGAGCGGCATCATCAACGTCCTGACCAAGTCGGGAACGAACCAGTTCCACGGCTCGCTGTACGAGTTCACCCGCAGCCAGAAGTTCAACGCCAATGAATGGGGATCGCAGGTGGAGAAAGCTCCGTATAAGCGTAACCAGTTCGGCGGGACCATCGGCGGGCCGATCAAGCGAGACAAGAGCTTTTTCTTCTTCTCCTATTCCGGCCTGCGTCAGCTCACCAACAGGTTTCTGGCCGGAGCTGTCCTTCCCACGGCTCTGGAGCGGGCAGGCAATTTTACCCTTTCGGCAACGAAGCCCAAAGATCCGGCCACCGGGCAGAACTTCTTCTGCAACGGCGTCGAACATGTCATCTGTGCCAACCGTGTCGACCCGGTCGCCCGGAAGATCGTGGACACATATCTCCCGGCTTCCAACATCACCAATGCAAACGGCACGCCCGGTTATCAGGGCAACGTTCCAACCCCGTTCGACACCAACGAGTATCTGATCAAGCTCGATCATCAGCTCAATGAGCCTCACCGGCTTTCGTTCTCGTACTTTACGACCGCTGGTGTCACGACCGTATTCCCGGGCAGCGGCAACCTGCCGTGGGCGACTCAGAACTACAAATGGCGGCAGCATAACTTCAATGCGAGCGATGTCTGGATTCTCAGCCCGGACAAGATCAATCAGGTCTGGGTCACTTATGGACGTAACCTCGGAGGCCGTCTTAATGTCCCAAGCACCTCGCTTCGTGACCTCGGCTCGTCATTCTTCCCGCAGGGCACGCCTTCGCTGCCACAGATCAATGTTACCGGCTACTTCTCGCTCACCAACGCCATCGGCGGCCCGAGAGCCGGAACCAATCTGTATTCGATGCGTGATATCTTCAGCTGGAACGCCGGCCGTCATTCACTCAAGCTTGGCGGCGAACTTACGCTGAATAAAGATATTCAGGAAACGCTGCTCAACAACTACGGTGTTTTCACCTTTAACGCGTCGACAGCGTTCAATACGACGAACCTTACCACCAACGCGTTCGGCAACTTCCTGCTCGGTATTCCCAGTGCCGTCACGCAGGATTCACCGGTAACGGCTTACACCGACACGTGGTACGGTGCCCTGTTCGTGCAGGACGATTTCCGCGTCCATCCGCGTCTGACCGTCAACCTCGGCCTTCGCTGGGATGTACAGACACCGCCGACCGATCCTGAGAACCGTGTTGCCAACTACATTGCGGGCAAGCAGTCGGTCGTTCGTCCGAACGCACCTCCGGGGATCCTGTTCTTTGGTGACGAAGGCGTCGAACGCGGCGGCATTCCGACCAACTGGACGCACTTCTCGCCACGCTTCGGTATCGCATGGGATCCGAAGGGTGATGGCAAGACCTCGATCCGGGCTGCTGTCGGCGGCTTCTACGGCAGCATCTCGGGCAATGAGTGGAACACGCAGACCAACACGCAGCCATTCTCGACGAGGTTAACGTTCTCGAACATCAATCCGCGGACGACGACGGCCGGTGTGCCGATCGGAGCTTCGCTTAGCAATCCTTACAATGCCTTTGTCGGCGGTCCTCCGTTCCCTTACACCGGAGCCTTCCTTAACGGCGGCAGTGCATTTGCGGTCGCACAGAACTTCGGCTGGCCGCACACACTGCAGATGAACGTCTCGCTTCAGCGTCAGCTGACCAAGGACCTGACGGCCGGTGCGGCATATGTCGGAACCCTGAGCGGCGGGCTGCCGTTCGGCCGTGATATCAACTATCCGGTCCTGACCCCGACGGCGACGTCAGCCGGTGCGAACATCCTTTCGCGTCGCCCGAACCCGCTCTTTGGTGCGGTCACGCTTCTGCAGTCAGATCAGCATGCGAGCTATCATGCAGGCCAGTTTACCGCCGCATATCGGATGGCGAAACGGTTCACGATGAACGCTTACTATACGTTCAGCAAGACCCTGAGCAGCGTTCAGCTTCACAACAACACGACACAGGGCCTCGCACAGAACTACAGCCGGCTCAACCTCGAGAAGGGCCGTGCCGATACTGACCAGCGTCATGTCTTCAGCATGAGCCTGAACTTCCAGCCTGATTACTATGAAGGCTCGAACAAGGTCGTCAAGGCTATCCTCAACGGCTGGAGCATCTCGCCGATCCTCAAGCTCCGCAGCGGACGGCCGTTCACGGTCACCAATGCCAACGTCGACGCTAACCTTGACGGGGTTACTACCGACCGTGCCCAGCTCATCGGCGATCCGCACATCGACAATCCGACGGCGGCCAGATGGTTCAATACTGCTGCCTTCGCGCAACCTCGTTGTTACCGGCGTGGCCACGGAAGGCACGTCCCCACGCAACCTGCTCACCGGCCCCGGCTTCCAGGTAGTCGGCCTCGGACTGTCGCGCGACTTCCGCTTCGGTGA
- a CDS encoding DUF4982 domain-containing protein, whose product MLRNIIGVFLTCLLTGSFCFILAQPRNQISGKRIVLSLKANWRFSGNDDPTFKDADFDDSGWQKVNLPHTWNDKDTFDDEPGYRRGASWYRRELPLGADLVGKRLYLYFEGANQVAEVYVNTNLVGKHIGGYTAFAYDITDDITLMKPNFISVRVDNSFNADIAPLSGDFNMYGGIYRDVWLIAADDLHFKIDDMAASGLQISTPELDEKAGKVRVRGTVSNTGRKAAEVEVISRILDAKGREVRSTVSKLSVDSKGEKLFDHITSSIPTPHLWSPDDPYLYRVQNIIRQNGKVVDIKTEPLGFRWFRFDANTGFYLNGKHLKLQGTNRHQDYRGLGNAVPDKLHIRDMELMKDAGFNFVRLAHYPQDPSVLEAADRLGLMIWEEIPLVNYVTESRAFTDNAASMLKEMIRQHRNHPSVIMWGYMNEIFLHPPNVPKSVFPATVELAKTLDSIARTEDPTRLTTIAFHGSDVYNTYGLGEIAQVVGWNLYKGWYGGTIEEFGSFMDEQHRKYPDRVHFISEYGANGDQRLHSTSPRRFDSTTEYQRLFHESYLKQINDRPYISGSTIWNQFDFGAEQRGETIPHLNQKGMYTYDRVPKDIHFFYKSSFSKEPVLHIAVNDRRYFSSLPDQQHTIDVYLNIPEAELSLNGVSIGKKTNLGGNKVSWDLKLRNGLNKLVATGRSEGKIIKDTATVNFRSVTVRSNEIAINVGSNADFTDERNVVWLADKAYSAGTWGFLGERSKFVYSQPPDRNILGTVHDPLFQTMQEGLSGYRFDVPDGEYNLELLFAERKVEVGGNRIFDVKANGKMLLEKLDIVSRVGFNRPYTYVAKVTALNGLLIEFTPQVGDPILSGIRLTRSSKR is encoded by the coding sequence ATGCTTCGAAATATAATTGGCGTTTTCCTGACATGTTTACTGACTGGATCGTTCTGTTTTATCTTAGCTCAGCCGCGAAATCAGATCAGCGGCAAACGGATAGTCCTGTCTCTTAAAGCTAATTGGCGTTTCTCGGGCAATGACGATCCGACCTTTAAGGATGCGGATTTTGATGACAGTGGCTGGCAAAAGGTCAACTTGCCGCACACCTGGAATGACAAGGACACTTTCGACGATGAACCCGGCTATCGACGCGGCGCGAGCTGGTATCGCCGAGAGCTACCGCTTGGCGCGGATCTCGTTGGCAAACGTCTGTATCTGTATTTCGAAGGAGCAAATCAGGTCGCCGAGGTTTACGTAAACACCAACCTGGTCGGGAAGCATATTGGCGGATACACGGCGTTCGCATACGACATCACGGACGACATCACGCTGATGAAGCCCAATTTCATATCGGTTCGCGTGGACAACAGCTTCAATGCCGACATCGCCCCGCTCTCCGGCGATTTCAATATGTATGGCGGCATCTACCGCGATGTCTGGCTCATCGCAGCGGACGATCTGCATTTCAAGATCGATGATATGGCTGCGTCGGGGCTTCAGATCTCTACGCCCGAATTGGATGAAAAGGCGGGAAAGGTTCGTGTTCGCGGTACCGTTTCAAATACAGGCCGAAAAGCCGCAGAAGTTGAGGTGATCAGCCGAATTCTTGATGCAAAGGGCCGTGAAGTGAGATCGACGGTTTCTAAATTATCGGTCGATTCAAAAGGTGAAAAGCTATTCGACCACATCACAAGCTCGATCCCAACTCCGCATCTCTGGTCGCCGGACGATCCTTATCTTTACCGCGTGCAAAACATCATCCGGCAAAACGGCAAAGTCGTTGATATCAAAACCGAACCATTAGGCTTTCGCTGGTTCCGGTTCGACGCCAACACCGGTTTTTATCTGAACGGGAAACACCTAAAGCTACAAGGAACGAACCGCCATCAAGATTACAGAGGCCTTGGAAATGCGGTTCCCGACAAGCTACACATCCGCGATATGGAGTTGATGAAAGACGCCGGTTTCAATTTCGTCCGGCTTGCCCATTATCCGCAGGATCCGTCGGTATTGGAGGCCGCTGATCGGTTGGGATTGATGATCTGGGAGGAGATCCCGCTCGTAAACTACGTCACAGAATCCCGGGCGTTCACTGACAACGCCGCTTCGATGCTAAAGGAAATGATCCGCCAGCACCGCAATCATCCGTCGGTGATCATGTGGGGCTATATGAACGAAATATTCCTGCATCCGCCGAACGTTCCGAAAAGCGTCTTTCCAGCGACCGTTGAACTCGCCAAAACCCTCGATTCTATCGCAAGGACCGAAGACCCGACTCGTTTGACCACCATCGCTTTCCACGGCAGCGACGTTTACAACACGTACGGCCTAGGCGAGATCGCTCAGGTTGTTGGCTGGAACCTTTACAAAGGCTGGTATGGCGGAACAATCGAGGAATTTGGATCGTTCATGGACGAGCAGCATAGGAAATATCCAGATCGAGTACATTTCATAAGCGAATATGGTGCAAACGGCGACCAGCGGCTGCATTCGACCAGTCCTCGAAGGTTTGATTCAACAACGGAGTACCAAAGACTCTTTCACGAATCGTATTTGAAACAGATCAATGATCGCCCGTACATTTCGGGTAGCACGATCTGGAATCAATTCGATTTCGGAGCCGAGCAGCGAGGCGAAACGATCCCGCACCTTAATCAAAAAGGAATGTACACCTACGACCGTGTGCCGAAGGATATTCATTTCTTTTACAAATCGAGTTTCTCGAAGGAACCCGTCCTGCATATCGCCGTAAATGATCGTAGGTATTTTTCCAGCCTGCCAGACCAACAGCACACGATCGATGTCTATCTAAATATACCCGAAGCCGAGCTATCGCTCAATGGCGTGTCGATTGGAAAGAAAACAAACTTGGGCGGAAACAAAGTGAGTTGGGATCTCAAGCTTCGCAATGGCCTTAACAAACTCGTTGCCACCGGGCGGAGCGAAGGCAAGATCATCAAAGATACTGCGACCGTCAATTTCAGATCTGTCACGGTTCGGTCAAACGAGATCGCTATAAACGTCGGATCGAATGCTGATTTTACCGACGAGAGGAATGTGGTCTGGCTGGCGGACAAAGCATACTCCGCTGGAACCTGGGGATTCCTTGGCGAAAGATCGAAGTTTGTATATTCGCAGCCTCCGGATAGGAATATTCTTGGAACGGTGCACGATCCATTGTTTCAGACAATGCAGGAAGGCTTGTCTGGATACAGATTTGACGTACCTGATGGCGAATATAATCTTGAGCTGCTGTTTGCGGAGAGAAAAGTTGAGGTTGGCGGAAATCGGATCTTTGATGTTAAGGCCAATGGGAAAATGCTCCTGGAAAAGCTAGATATCGTCTCACGCGTCGGTTTCAACCGCCCGTATACGTACGTGGCCAAAGTTACGGCTTTGAATGGTCTTTTGATCGAATTCACCCCACAGGTCGGCGATCCGATCCTCTCAGGTATCCGCCTGACAAGATCGTCAAAAAGATAA
- a CDS encoding SDR family oxidoreductase: MDNFFDFTGKVVLVTGASSGIGRATAELFGRCGASVALTYHKNGAGAEEAVKAISAYSSSATGSGSGTAVGAATARAMAIQVDVTKDGEIARMVREVEEGLGPIDILVNNAGSLVERLKTLELTESRWDEVMNLNATSAFFAAKAVIPKMLEKGSGLIINVTSIAGRNGGAPGSIHYSSAKAALLTMTKGLAKEFARDGIRVNAVSPGVIDTPYHETFTTAEVMQNLRNTIPMGREGRPSEVASVIAFLASDAASYLCGETIEINGGLLMD; the protein is encoded by the coding sequence ATGGATAATTTCTTCGATTTTACCGGCAAAGTCGTACTCGTAACGGGTGCGTCAAGCGGCATCGGCCGCGCCACTGCCGAACTTTTCGGCCGCTGCGGAGCATCGGTCGCACTTACCTACCATAAAAATGGAGCAGGAGCTGAGGAAGCTGTCAAAGCGATCTCCGCATACAGCAGCTCGGCCACGGGCTCCGGTTCGGGCACAGCGGTTGGAGCTGCGACCGCACGAGCAATGGCCATTCAGGTGGATGTCACCAAAGACGGCGAGATCGCACGCATGGTTCGCGAGGTCGAAGAAGGCCTCGGCCCGATCGACATTCTCGTCAACAATGCCGGTTCCCTCGTCGAACGCCTCAAAACGCTCGAACTGACCGAATCACGCTGGGACGAGGTGATGAATCTCAACGCTACGAGCGCATTTTTTGCCGCTAAGGCTGTCATTCCCAAAATGCTTGAAAAAGGCTCGGGACTGATCATCAACGTCACTTCTATCGCTGGCCGCAATGGCGGTGCCCCGGGCTCGATCCATTACTCATCGGCCAAAGCGGCTCTGCTCACAATGACCAAGGGGCTTGCGAAAGAGTTTGCGAGAGACGGAATCCGCGTCAACGCGGTCTCGCCCGGTGTGATCGACACGCCATATCACGAGACGTTTACTACTGCTGAAGTAATGCAAAACCTCCGCAACACTATCCCGATGGGCCGCGAAGGCCGTCCGTCGGAAGTTGCTAGCGTGATCGCGTTTCTGGCGTCTGATGCCGCGAGCTATCTCTGCGGCGAGACGATAGAGATCAACGGCGGTCTTTTAATGGATTAG